A portion of the Drosophila innubila isolate TH190305 chromosome 3L unlocalized genomic scaffold, UK_Dinn_1.0 0_D_3L, whole genome shotgun sequence genome contains these proteins:
- the LOC117786982 gene encoding odorant receptor 67d-like, with protein MIDSVATRFRKIIKLIRFCVGICGTDVADPEYHMWALTYAIIAVIFFFFASSAYTMYVGLVLNNDWTVILQACAMVGSAIQGLTKLLCTVSKAPLMRHLQGTYESIYEEYEIKGGEYTKYLNNRINNFWNLMMAFMWVYIILVVGLVSHPIFCLVFRNEKFLVMQFLVPGIDRDSDSGHLMLITLHVMCLCFGAFGNFGGDMYLFLFILNVPLLKDVFKVKLHEFNEVVEQKQEYKKMVTMMWDLIAWHQKYVSILRGTEQIYNIVMGVQLFSACVGILCTISCIFIKVWPAAPVYLFYSFIVLYTFCYLGTVVETSNEDFNFEIYNNCLWYQLPTKEQKLIILMLAKSQNELALTAASFLPLSMATALQLTKGIYSFSMMLFTYLEYEK; from the exons ATGATCGATTCCGTTGCAACTCGGTTCCGCAAGATTATTAAACTGATCCGCTTCTGTGTAGGGATTTGTGGAACAGATGTGGCTGATCCTGAGTATCATATGTGGGCGCTGACTTACGCCATTATTGCCGTAATATTCTTCTTTTTCGCCTCCAGCGCATACACTATGTATGTGGGCTTGGTGCTTAATAACGATTGGACTGTGATCCTACAGGCATGTGCCATGGTCGGCTCAGCGATTCAGGGTCTGACAAAGCTACTGTGTACGGTGAGCAAGGCTCCGCTGATGCGACACCTTCAAGGAACCTACGAGTCCATCTACGAGGAGTACGAAATAAAAGGGGGCGAGTATACGAAGTACCTGAATAATCGCATCAATAACTTCTGGAACTTGATGATGGCATTCATGTGGGTTTATATCATTCTGGTTGTCGGATTGGTCTCCCATCCCAtcttttgtttggttttccGCAACGAGAAGTTCCTTGTGATGCAGTTCCTCGTTCCGGGAATCGATCGAGACAGCGACAGTGGACATCTAATGTTGATTACGTTGCACGTCATGTGCCTCTGTTTTGGTGCCTTTGGCAACTTTGGTGGCGACATGTATCTCTTTCTGTTTATCTTAAATGTACCCTTACTGAAGGACGTATTCAAAGTGAAGCTACACGAGTTCAACGAGGTTGTCGAGCAAAAACAAGAGTATAAGAAGATGGTTACCATGATGTGGGATTTAATTGCCTGGCATCAGAAATATGTTTC CATTCTACGTGGCACGGAACAAATCTATAATATTGTTATGGGTGTGCAGCTTTTTTCTGCCTGCGTTGGAATCCTTTGCACCATTTCTTGCATTTTCATTAAGGTTTGGCCTGCAGCTCCTGTCTATTTGTTCTATTCCTTTATCGTGCTCTATACCTTCTGCTATTTGGGAACTGTCGTCGAGACTTCG AATGAAGACTTTAACTTTGAGATCTATAATAACTGCTTGTGGTATCAGCTGCCTACAAAGGAGCAAAAGCTTATCATTCTCATGCTGGCCAAGTCCCAGAATGAGTTGGCTCTAACTGCTGCTTCTTTTCTACCCCTATCGATGGCTACGGCTCTGCAGTTGACCAAGGGCATAT